The sequence cAATTCATGTTCATCAACAGAGTAATTCTGCTCAGTTCCACAGTTACCACTAATATCCATCTGGTTGGAATGATGAGAAAGTTTATTTCCACTACTATGTTGTGGCTGTACAATACTATTCATGCCCATCCCAGAGGGAAAAAGAATTTCCCCAAGATGTCCAAGCTGCCCACCGGGAGTGGCTGCAAAAAGTGTATGCTTAACAGATGGAAGAAGACTACCTGCAGTAGAGATCAATTGAACAATAATTGAAGTGAGATCAGCAGTAATGAGCTGCTGCTGTTGAGCTACAAGATCATCTGGTCGCTCCAGAATCTGGCCCCTCCGGCCAACAATTAAATGAACCAAGTCTTGTAACTGATGTATTTTTTGCtcaagaaaggaaagattgCTGAGCATGGCCTTGGGATCCCAATCTgggattttattgatttgaagtGCCTCATTAATATGACTGTCTTCTTCATCCATGATTTTGATTTGATCATCGGGATTGGAAGGAAGCAAAGTTTGGGTTTCAGATGGTAAATTGAATTCTTGGAAAGGTGGATCAGTCCTAATACCATAGATAGCAGTATCTTCCCACTTCTGCTGATCCTGCTGAGAACTGAAATTGGCAAAGGATGGTTTCTCTGTGGAAAGATGTTCTGGTAATCCACTACCAGAAGATGAAGAATTTGCCCATGTTTCTGTACATAGCCTCTCTTTACGATCCATTATCAAGTCTTTCAAGAACCAATGCTAATAGAATCTGTAAATATTTTCAGGAAAGTAGAACTTTAAAATCAGGAGACATATTCTGATTTCcagaagaaaaatttataaactcaaaTCTAAACTAAGCCAAATAACCATTTATTTTCAGGGGGAAAAATATCTCTGCAACAATGATAAGATCATTTAGCTTATATAGAAGTTTTATACACAAAATTACTCGAGAAATCAACATTCCTCAAAGCAAAAGTCAGGACAAAATCCGCCTCTTACCCTCAAAGTCAAACCTAccactgaaaaagaaaattccttACATCTACTCCTAAAGACAAATCCAATATCCTAAACCACAATTTGTAATTTAACTCAAAAGCCATTTCACTAATCTCAACTCCaactaacaaattaaatttctcaCTAATCCAAGATTCCAAGTGTCCTTTTAAGAGGATTTAAGCAAGAATCTCTATCAACAAAGCCACAATAATCCTGAAAAATCTCATCTTTTTTCAATTCAATGACTTAACCCAGAATCAACTTATCATCCCAATCCTATCTGTAAACATCAAAGAATCTCAAAATTTGTTCAATAGCCACAATCAAAAGCTAAACAGATTAGAactaaaaacaacaaaaactaaaaaaaaagaatcgcTGTATAACTATAAAAGGAGCATCATTTTatagagaaaaacaaaatagtgtaagaaaagaatagactTTCACCAGATTCAAGACTGCTTGAAAAAATATGAACTAAGCTTCATCTTTGGCTGCCCAAAAAGGAcacagagaaagagagagagagagatgaatgaaaaagaaaatttggaCTGAAATGAATCAATATATATCAGCAGCCTCTCACTTCCTAGGAAGAGAATACAATGCTGCCAAGTGTCAACATCAGCCAGTCAATACCATCAATCAAGAGCGTTCATTTGATGATGTGATTAGACTTGGACGATCCATTAAATCACAACCGTCCCAGGGTCAATCGTGGTTTTTTTGTTATGTAGCTTTTGATTTGATTACATCGGCTGCAGGACGAAGGGTCATTTTGACCTCTCAAATTGTGTCATCCGACCAAAGAGTTCGAACTTCAAATTTTCCACCAAATACACCCCTAGCTTATTATTTCTAggttaattaagcccaaattCGGCTTTTATATAGCGGGAaaccaataatataattttatttttaattttatttattctttcattatgttTTTGTTGTATAAAGTTCAATTATTAGATAGTACTAATAAAATTGTGTTTGCAATAAATTTGACCTAATTTAAACCAGATTAttcaattctaaaattaaacttttattaatttaatttgaaaaaaaaaactgaggAAACAAGTGCTTGAACAAGGGTAATTTTTGACCTAAATTGgcctaaaaattataaatttaagatcTCATTTGCTGAGGAAATAGTAGTTCTACCTATTTGACATGTGGGAACAAGTTTAGGtactaaaatgaaattttgttCCATGGTGACTGAAAAGGAcaaggaaattttaaagagcgATTGGAGATGGAAAAGTGGATCCCACCCAACTGCACAACTCAACTAGGATGGTTCTCCTTTCTCTGTGGAATACATCagacttctttttcttgtttttcccCTTTTTTTCTAAGAGCAATAaagagtaaatattttaattaattaaaataaaaaggaaaagaaagtgaCATGtgattatgttttcttttatccaATTGCGtgtttctcttaaaaaataataataataataataataataattcagtCTTTATAGTTccagatttaaaattttaacttttatatcCTCCGAAATAATATAACTCTGCCACCGCACtgtaaaaaatgaattattaattagataaaaattaattatgattgctaattatatattaattttatttatttaatataatttagagcgtatttaataaaataatcaatagtaaaaaaaaaataactgcATAGAATCTTATGTACTTGTGAATGCAATAATTGGTATTGTCTCCGACAGGTAAAACAATTGGTAAAATTACCCGTACATGAACACATTTAAATGTACCTTCTATTCTTCCAAGTTTCGAAAACAATTTCACTGCTTCTGTACTATCTGATGGGTCCACAAAAATCTATTACTcttttaaaactatttaattttaattttaattttaattttaattttagattttttattttattttaatgaataattattacaGAGCctagtaattttaataaatttatttatacatttctcattttaaataagattttaaaattaactgagtcatttaaaaaaataattgtatcttaaaaaaaaaccatttatataattaaa is a genomic window of Ricinus communis isolate WT05 ecotype wild-type chromosome 2, ASM1957865v1, whole genome shotgun sequence containing:
- the LOC8262741 gene encoding protein SENSITIVE TO PROTON RHIZOTOXICITY 1 isoform X2 — translated: MDRKERLCTETWANSSSSGSGLPEHLSTEKPSFANFSSQQDQQKWEDTAIYGIRTDPPFQEFNLPSETQTLLPSNPDDQIKIMDEEDSHINEALQINKIPDWDPKAMLSNLSFLEQKIHQLQDLVHLIVGRRGQILERPDDLVAQQQQLITADLTSIIVQLISTAGSLLPSVKHTLFAATPGGQLGHLGEILFPSGMGMNSIVQPQHSSGNKLSHHSNQMDISGNCGTEQNYSVDEHELKDEEDVEEGENLPPGSYEILQLEKEEILAPHTHFCTICGKGFKRDANLRMHMRGHGDEYKTPAALAKPNKESSSEPVLKRYSCPFAGCKRNKDHKKFQPLKTILCVKNHYKRTHCDKSYTCSRCNTKKFSVMADLKTHEKHCGKDKWLCSCGTTFSRKDKLFGHIALFQGHTPAIPPDETKGPSRPSDKVDDNEVANKVGSINFSFGSGAASGNGTQNIMDVKLRPENWRGVWF